A stretch of Ipomoea triloba cultivar NCNSP0323 chromosome 13, ASM357664v1 DNA encodes these proteins:
- the LOC116003097 gene encoding NDR1/HIN1-like protein 12 has translation MRKRVLEPERRTNPLIWCAALICTVLTIAVIITGFAVFVGYLVLRPKVPQMSVKSARLESIDYDMAGILAVKVSIVIAGQNDNARAHASFYKTSYALSFGGVKLAYLNAEAFDVPKNSSRELYYLVESTPIPLSPEQGETVEAALRQSHVAFDLKGTSRTRWRIWMLGSVKFWLHLDCQLKLPLDRTTLYPKCSTKSR, from the coding sequence ATGCGAAAGCGCGTGCTTGAGCCAGAGCGACGCACCAATCCCTTAATCTGGTGCGCGGCTTTGATCTGCACCGTTCTAACCATAGCCGTGATCATCACCGGTTTCGCGGTGTTCGTGGGCTACCTGGTTCTCCGCCCCAAGGTGCCTCAAATGAGCGTGAAGAGCGCGCGTTTGGAAAGCATCGACTACGACATGGCGGGCATCTTGGCCGTGAAGGTCTCCATCGTGATCGCCGGCCAGAACGACAACGCCAGAGCCCACGCGAGCTTCTACAAAACCAGCTACGCGCTCAGCTTCGGCGGCGTCAAACTCGCGTATTTGAACGCCGAGGCTTTCGACGTCCCCAAGAACAGCTCCCGCGAGCTGTACTACCTGGTGGAGTCCACGCCCATCCCGCTGTCGCCGGAGCAGGGGGAGACGGTGGAGGCGGCGCTGCGGCAGAGCCACGTGGCGTTTGATCTTAAAGGGACGTCCAGGACCCGATGGAGAATATGGATGCTGGGTTCGGTTAAGTTTTGGCTTCACCTTGATTGTCAACTTAAACTTCCCCTAGATCGAACCACACTTTACCCCAAATGCAGCACAAAATCTAGGTAG